Proteins encoded together in one Acidobacteriota bacterium window:
- the rimP gene encoding ribosome maturation factor RimP, with the protein MSGSALSPSLVAELEAIAEGEGCELAHAEFKGGRLLVVLDHPEAVTIQHCERVSKQISSLLDVEDFGRGRYTLEVSSPGLDRQLYRPKDYQRFLGHLARVRFRNEDGERQTIIGRMERLDDGVLAVVETRGTDKKTGQPRTLEHQIPLSAIELARLEIEL; encoded by the coding sequence ATGTCGGGTAGCGCTCTCAGCCCAAGCTTGGTTGCTGAGCTCGAAGCCATCGCCGAGGGTGAAGGCTGCGAGCTGGCCCATGCCGAATTCAAGGGTGGACGTCTCCTGGTGGTCTTGGACCATCCGGAAGCGGTCACGATTCAGCACTGCGAGCGGGTCTCGAAACAGATCTCCTCGCTGCTCGATGTCGAAGACTTCGGCCGTGGGCGCTACACCCTGGAGGTGAGCTCACCCGGGCTCGACCGCCAGCTCTACCGGCCGAAGGACTACCAACGGTTCCTCGGCCACCTCGCCCGGGTTCGATTCCGCAACGAGGACGGTGAGCGACAGACCATCATCGGTCGCATGGAGCGGCTCGACGATGGTGTCCTGGCGGTTGTAGAGACTCGGGGCACGGACAAGAAGACGGGACAGCCGCGAACTCTGGAACACCAGATTCCGCTGTCCGCGATCGAGCTGGCACGGCTCGAAATAGAACTCTGA